The proteins below are encoded in one region of Paenibacillus albus:
- a CDS encoding ABC transporter ATP-binding protein, giving the protein MNALSLEQVFKQYGEKTAVNGISFDVEQGEIYGLLGANGAGKTTTMRMVLGLIYPDSGKIRYNGKAYSKEQLRGLGYLPEERGLYPKVIVSEQIIYLAQLRGMSKRDADQNLKRWLDRFGVPEYYGKKVEELSKGNQQKIQFIASVIHKPGIVIMDEAFSGLDPVNVELLKSTVKELRDSGTSILFSTHRMEHVEELCRNITILHRSNPVLQGNLKAIKKQFPRERIILATDGDVSGLADIRGVMNVKRHEYGYELLISNEDAGRPVLEQALAQTNVSRFEIMEPTLNEIFIKTVGEKHE; this is encoded by the coding sequence ATGAATGCATTATCGCTCGAACAAGTTTTCAAGCAGTATGGTGAGAAGACGGCAGTGAACGGTATCAGCTTCGATGTGGAGCAGGGGGAGATTTACGGGCTGCTAGGCGCGAACGGAGCCGGCAAGACGACGACGATGCGAATGGTGCTCGGACTCATATATCCCGATTCTGGCAAGATTCGTTATAACGGCAAGGCCTACAGCAAAGAACAGCTTCGCGGGCTCGGTTATTTGCCGGAGGAGCGGGGCTTGTACCCGAAAGTGATTGTAAGCGAACAAATTATATATCTGGCGCAGCTGCGCGGCATGTCCAAGCGAGATGCGGACCAGAACTTGAAGCGGTGGCTCGACCGGTTCGGGGTGCCGGAGTATTACGGCAAGAAGGTTGAAGAGCTGTCCAAGGGCAATCAGCAGAAAATCCAATTCATCGCATCGGTCATCCACAAGCCGGGCATCGTCATTATGGACGAAGCGTTCAGCGGACTTGATCCGGTTAACGTGGAGCTGCTCAAGTCAACGGTGAAGGAGCTTCGCGACAGCGGCACGAGCATTCTGTTCTCGACGCACCGGATGGAGCATGTAGAGGAGCTGTGCCGCAATATTACGATTTTACATAGGTCCAATCCTGTTCTGCAGGGCAATCTTAAAGCAATCAAGAAGCAGTTTCCGCGGGAGCGCATCATTCTTGCTACAGATGGCGATGTGTCCGGGCTGGCCGACATTCGAGGAGTTATGAACGTCAAGCGCCACGAGTATGGCTATGAGCTGCTAATTAGCAACGAAGATGCAGGACGGCCGGTGCTGGAACAAGCACTCGCTCAGACGAACGTAAGCCGGTTCGAAATTATGGAGCCGACGCTCAACGAAATCTTCATAAAGACGGTAGGTGAGAAGCATGAATAG
- a CDS encoding ABC transporter permease — translation MNSSFWTVVGFTARTKLRTKAFIITTLIIAVIMSIGINLPYIISQFSGESKPTPVGYLETKEDQLGSQLFTSSHIGSLLTDYYKSQQPKPDLEIVSIKPADGSDQNNEEALKQAVADGKIDGYITFTPNKDGFPTVIYKSESLMEGKVSQSLKTALQVVKQQAILSGGGISDELMALLQSQIKIDTVQISTNGGAGSIGQGKTEEEQGMDMVTVYVIIILLFMAIMISGQMIASEITAEKSSRVMEILITSVAPLKAMFGKIFGMFLVVLLQLAIYILVIIGNMSMSQNKEKLSSLGISLSDIDPVLVIYALLFFLTGYYLFATLFAAVGSIVSRTEDLGQAVLPITMISLAGFYICILGGINNPGSTLVKVSSFIPFFSPYAMVVRLGLSDPPWWQVWVSIGILLATILVAGWLSAKIYRAGVLMYGKKPTLREIGKAMRSYK, via the coding sequence ATGAATAGCAGCTTCTGGACGGTCGTTGGCTTTACGGCGCGCACCAAGCTGAGAACGAAAGCTTTTATCATCACGACGCTTATTATTGCAGTCATTATGAGTATTGGCATTAACTTGCCGTATATCATTTCGCAGTTTAGCGGCGAGAGCAAGCCGACTCCGGTGGGCTACCTCGAAACGAAGGAAGATCAGCTGGGATCGCAGCTGTTCACATCCAGCCACATCGGCTCTCTGCTCACTGATTATTACAAGAGTCAGCAGCCGAAGCCGGATCTTGAGATCGTCTCGATTAAGCCTGCAGATGGCAGCGATCAGAACAACGAAGAGGCGCTCAAGCAAGCGGTGGCGGACGGCAAGATTGATGGCTATATCACATTCACGCCGAACAAAGACGGATTCCCGACTGTGATTTACAAGTCAGAAAGCCTTATGGAAGGCAAAGTATCGCAGTCGCTGAAGACCGCGCTTCAAGTGGTGAAGCAGCAGGCGATTCTTAGCGGCGGTGGCATTAGCGATGAGCTGATGGCGCTCCTACAGTCGCAAATTAAGATCGACACGGTGCAGATTTCAACAAACGGAGGAGCGGGCTCGATCGGTCAAGGCAAGACGGAAGAGGAGCAAGGCATGGATATGGTGACGGTGTACGTCATTATCATCCTGCTCTTCATGGCCATCATGATCAGCGGTCAAATGATTGCAAGCGAGATTACAGCGGAGAAAAGCTCCCGCGTCATGGAGATTCTCATTACGAGCGTGGCGCCGCTGAAGGCGATGTTTGGCAAAATATTCGGCATGTTCCTCGTCGTCCTGCTGCAATTGGCGATCTATATTCTCGTGATCATCGGTAACATGTCGATGTCACAAAACAAAGAAAAGCTGAGCAGCCTCGGCATTTCGCTCAGCGACATTGATCCCGTTCTCGTCATCTACGCGCTCCTGTTCTTCTTAACGGGCTACTACTTGTTCGCGACGCTGTTCGCTGCAGTCGGATCAATCGTCAGCCGTACGGAGGACCTCGGTCAAGCGGTGCTTCCGATTACAATGATATCGCTCGCAGGCTTCTACATCTGCATACTAGGCGGCATTAACAACCCAGGCTCCACGCTTGTGAAGGTGTCGTCGTTCATTCCATTCTTCTCGCCATACGCGATGGTTGTTCGACTCGGATTGAGCGACCCGCCTTGGTGGCAGGTATGGGTGTCGATCGGTATTTTGCTAGCGACGATTCTGGTGGCCGGCTGGCTGTCCGCGAAGATTTACCGCGCTGGCGTGCTTATGTACGGCAAGAAGCCGACGCTGCGCGAGATTGGCAAAGCGATGCGCTCGTATAAATAG
- a CDS encoding GerAB/ArcD/ProY family transporter, producing the protein MSVISEKFTVSPIHLFFIMYVSIVDVSILSFQREAVMDAGHDAWVSMLLVWISSHIIVWMMYKILSNQNPVNSDFVSINHAYFGKFLGACINQAIILYFVLGALVVYRSYLEAVLVIIFPTMSLWPISIVFLLLIYYAVSGGFQTVAGICFWAFLILIIVFPPLFLLLIPFLHPQNLMPFLNHSPVQILKSSHQITFSFYGAEVLLGIYPYIRTQAKSQKWAHLAVGYAGFVFLVTLVVGLMYFNQYQIQHLVWAVLKAIGILQLPLLQRLEYLILSIWLVKTVASVSVGLWIACHSWKKLWRTKPSHNLIVILFLFVILQLFIKDPEQLLAVKKLHVNVGFYFVYAYIPLMFIITMASKKFSAIRKLR; encoded by the coding sequence GGATGCAGGTCATGATGCATGGGTCTCTATGCTTCTCGTCTGGATAAGTTCTCATATTATAGTGTGGATGATGTATAAAATCCTATCCAATCAAAATCCGGTCAACTCCGATTTCGTTTCCATTAATCATGCCTATTTCGGTAAATTCCTTGGCGCTTGCATCAATCAGGCGATTATTCTGTATTTCGTTCTAGGCGCTCTCGTTGTGTATCGAAGTTACCTGGAAGCGGTTCTGGTTATTATATTTCCCACAATGAGTTTATGGCCAATTAGTATAGTCTTTCTTCTGCTTATTTACTACGCGGTGTCAGGCGGCTTCCAAACCGTTGCAGGGATATGTTTCTGGGCCTTCCTAATTTTAATCATTGTATTCCCGCCGTTATTTCTCTTGTTGATACCTTTTTTGCATCCTCAAAACTTAATGCCATTCTTGAATCATTCTCCAGTGCAGATTCTGAAGTCATCTCATCAGATTACATTTAGCTTTTATGGAGCCGAGGTTTTGCTAGGGATATATCCTTATATACGGACGCAAGCGAAGTCGCAAAAATGGGCTCATCTTGCAGTAGGATACGCAGGCTTTGTTTTTTTGGTGACATTGGTCGTTGGCCTGATGTATTTCAACCAATATCAAATCCAGCATTTAGTATGGGCAGTGCTGAAAGCGATCGGAATACTTCAATTACCGCTGCTTCAAAGATTGGAATACCTTATACTTTCGATCTGGCTGGTTAAAACGGTTGCCAGCGTCTCTGTCGGATTATGGATTGCTTGTCATAGCTGGAAGAAGCTCTGGCGGACCAAACCAAGTCACAATTTGATAGTTATCCTATTCCTTTTCGTTATCTTGCAGTTGTTTATTAAAGACCCGGAACAGTTACTAGCAGTGAAAAAACTACATGTGAATGTTGGGTTTTATTTTGTCTACGCCTACATTCCGCTTATGTTTATCATCACCATGGCAAGCAAAAAGTTTAGTGCGATTCGAAAATTACGATAA